A region of Saccharomyces mikatae IFO 1815 strain IFO1815 genome assembly, chromosome: 12 DNA encodes the following proteins:
- the FRE8 gene encoding putative ferric-chelate reductase (similar to Saccharomyces cerevisiae FRE8 (YLR047C); ancestral locus Anc_5.117), with protein MNSKSIISWFKEHLPTFDVDVDKHFRTLRVRKYSQICLLISFVIICVIIPLMNCLVLTDKFFKICHHLKHHVFNRRSWIHKTHIYHNQSLQLCSLCFLFTSIFVFQGANRDLLEITKRMGRISVALMPPLLFLTLRPSPLPHTLYLALLPVHKWISRIVVLESVLHTWFYLYYMYINGMLYVKMRKLPNIYGVIALGLFLLIAITSIRYARRWSYRVFYYVHYVSTWLIVLFLHYHARPGISYYTTLNVLILTGQIIYRLHITNITRATIVPISSSLSLLEFSLADLPKTPILPGGHLRINIYHRNFLRRWISHLIPFQHPFTIASIPSDTIVRLIIRNGHFPLRTDENYYVTGAFEPELSFIFKPSSPFDISTRSSKNPFRNNSSALISSPLNFIIKAQRVFMCVGGSGISFGLPLLRILNFNGVNVRLLWVSRDYKDLEVLNHFRNNFEGMEIYISGTEGNEQDIEIDYIDYHDPSIDIDNEGISLSEHVSELGDNSMLSEDTAQRPDENTALLSKKSTLRTHQSTKTNDIPDINADDEIDFTYAFSRSKSRKNTAHGTLTTHSSFNGSNVFRQPKTIEPPAQDPCLATPPKKIRIPAGVKVFFGRPTLGDKDYEWCLQTECDAETDSIQCCRWANQGRDHAEYLSQVWVLAAGPRGLIESTRRWATDGGLHFHGESFAL; from the coding sequence ATGAATTCAAAGTCTATCATTAGCTGGTTCAAGGAACATCTTCCTACTTTTGATGTTGACGTAGACAAACACTTTCGAACCCTAAGAGTACGCAAATATTCTCAGATATgtcttttgatttcttttgttataATATGTGTTATTATACCCTTAATGAATTGCTTGGTATTAACGgacaaattcttcaaaatttgtcACCATTTAAAACATCACGTTTTCAATAGAAGATCATGGATTCACAAGACACATATCTATCATAACCAATCGCTACAATTATGCTCATtgtgctttcttttcacatcaatttttgtttttcaagGCGCTAACAGAGACCTCTTGGAAATTACTAAACGTATGGGGAGAATTTCTGTTGCTTTGATGCCgcctttattatttttaacaTTGAGGCCATCACCATTACCGCACACTTTGTACTTGGCATTATTGCCCGTTCATAAGTGGATATCCAGAATTGTTGTACTTGAATCGGTCCTACACACATGGTTTTATCTCTATTATATGTACATTAATGGCATGTTGTATgtgaaaatgagaaaattaCCCAATATTTATGGGGTAATAGCTCTTGGCCTCTTCCTGCTCATCGCCATTACCTCCATAAGGTATGCGAGACGATGGAGCTACAGAGTATTTTATTATGTTCATTATGTGAGTACGTGGCTtattgttttgtttctacATTACCATGCCCGTCCAGGTATCTCATACTATACTACTTTAAATGTGCTCATTTTAACCGGACAAATAATCTATAGACTCCACATCACCAATATTACGAGAGCTACAATTGTACcaatatcttcatcactATCCCTTTTGGAGTTCTCGTTGGCTGATTTACCCAAGACTCCCATTCTACCAGGAGGACATCTAAGAATCAATATATACCATAGAAACTTTCTCAGGAGGTGGATCTCCCATTTGATACCCTTCCAACACCCTTTTACCATTGCTAGTATTCCAAGTGATACTATAGTGAGACTAATTATTAGGAACGGGCACTTCCCTTTGCGTACTGATGAAAATTATTACGTAACAGGAGCTTTTGAACCTGAGTTAAGTTTCATCTTTAAACCTAGTTCCCCCTTTGACATCAGCACGAGATCTTCTAAGAATCCATTCCGGAACAATTCTTCTGCATTAATAAGTTCGCCTTTAAACTTTATTATCAAAGCGCAAAGAGTTTTTATGTGTGTAGGAGGTTCAGGTATATCTTTTGGATTACCATTACTTCGTATCCTGAATTTCAATGGTGTAAACGTTAGGCTGCTTTGGGTTTCCAGGGATTATAAAGATCTGGAAGTATTGAATCATTTCAGGAATAATTTTGAAGGTATGGAGATATACATCAGTGGTACTGAAGGCAACGAACAGGACATTGAGATTGACTATATTGACTACCATGATCCCTCTATAgatattgataatgaagGTATTTCCCTGAGCGAACATGTTTCAGAGTTGGGGGATAATTCCATGTTATCAGAAGATACTGCCCAACGTCCTGACGAAAACACGGCCCTCTTGAGTAAGAAGTCAACTTTAAGAACCCACCAATCGACCAAAACCAACGATATACCCGACATTAATGCCGATGATGAAATAGATTTTACATATGCCTTTAGTAGATCAAAATCAAGGAAAAACACTGCACATGGGACCTTAACCACACATTCGTCTTTTAATGGTTCGAACGTTTTCAGACAACCAAAGACCATTGAACCACCTGCCCAAGATCCTTGTTTAGCAACaccaccaaaaaaaattagaattCCAGCGGGTGTCAAAGTGTTCTTTGGCAGACCTACGCTGGGCGATAAGGACTATGAGTGGTGTCTGCAAACAGAATGTGATGCGGAAACTGATTCTATTCAATGTTGTAGGTGGGCGAACCAAGGTAGAGACCACGCCGAATATCTTTCGCAAGTTTGGGTTCTCGCTGCCGGTCCCAGAGGTTTAATAGAAAGTACGAGAAGATGGGCAACGGATGGTGGATTGCACTTTCACGGAGAAAGCTTTGCATTATAA
- the RPS0B gene encoding 40S ribosomal protein uS2 (similar to Saccharomyces cerevisiae RPS0A (YGR214W) and RPS0B (YLR048W); ancestral locus Anc_5.116) produces MSLPATFDLTPEDAQLLLAANAHLGARNVQVHQEPYVFNARPDGVHVINVGKTWEKLVLAARIIAAIPNPEDVVAISSRTYGQRAVLKFAAHTGATPIAGRFTPGSFTNYITRSFKEPRLVIVTDPRLDAQAIKEASYVNIPVIALTDLDSPSEFVDVAIPCNNRGKHSIGLIWYLLAREVLRLRGALVDRTQPWSIMPDLYFYRNPEEVEQVAEEAAAAEEGEEEEVKEEVTEGQAEATEWAEENADNVEW; encoded by the exons ATGTCTTTACCAGCTACTTTTGATTTGACTCCAGAGGATGCCCAACTTTTGTTGGCCGCTAACGCCCACTTAGGTGCTAGAAACGTTCAA gtCCACCAAGAACCATACGTTTTCAATGCTAGACCAGACGGTGTTCACGTTATCAACGTTGGTAAGACCTGGGAAAAGTTGGTTTTGGCCGCCAGAATTATTGCCGCCATTCCAAACCCAGAAGATGTTGTTGCCATCTCTTCCAGAACCTACGGTCAAAGAGCTGTCTTGAAATTTGCTGCTCACACTGGTGCTACTCCAATTGCTGGTAGATTCACCCCAGGTTCTTTCACTAATTACATCACCCGTTCTTTCAAGGAACCAAGATTGGTTATTGTTACCGACCCAAGATTAGATGCCCAAGCTATTAAGGAAGCTTCCTACGTTAACATCCCAGTCATTGCTTTGACTGACTTAGACTCTCCATCTGAGTTCGTTGATGTTGCCATCCCATGTAACAACAGAGGTAAGCACTCCATTGGTTTAATCTGGTACTTGTTGGCTAGAGAAGTTTTGAGACTAAGAGGTGCTTTAGTCGACAGAACTCAACCATGGTCTATCATGCCAGATTTATACTTCTACAGAAACCCAGAAGAAGTTGAGCAAGTTGCTGAAgaagctgctgctgctgaagaaggtgaagaagaagaagtcaaagaagaagtcaCTGAAGGTCAAGCTGAAGCTACTGAATGGGCTGAAGAAAATGCAGACAATGTTGAATGGTAA
- the MLO50 gene encoding Mlo50p (similar to Saccharomyces cerevisiae YLR049C; ancestral locus Anc_8.59): protein MHGYVPPSQRLFHTRHRITREDLKEEPLRVGTTDWTTILDTTIDKDTNLISYAVPIIDNFSIPRANSQECAAALTPNNRSTIYSSSSSSASSVFSDGLFTANTNRNSSGSSSLVIKPQKNLSVDSLIQENKRKINNEKESLSLISSNKNETLCSSTDPSIQNLIRSQTKRNILNLKFQNRNLFRRELRLEKFWSNLRSHHTSDDDSDLLLVIKKHNLYWFGIPNDFRLPIYKRCLYHYSELDEAASFNQYAKNSLYLAIRKCCNNEEQETLSRAIFINLTKSVTWLNSRFDDNKNNRGGYAVTEGKFYQDFPNLFYHLKDKLKLNVIVDFIKPVIRNFIVNTLNKHKLDGIGLELLDILIVIAYYGSDKINAFLMDTFMLNLLKQCHYKFFVSNISEMVIQISRIDCDLVILLEDLRSQVYLD from the coding sequence ATGCATGGGTACGTACCTCCTAGTCAGCGGCTATTCCACACTAGGCATAGGATAACAAGAgaagatttgaaagaagagCCCTTACGTGTTGGGACCACGGATTGGACGACAATTCTGGACACGACGATAGATAAGGACACCAATCTGATCAGTTACGCTGTCCCCATAATAGATAACTTTTCTATTCCTCGAGCAAACTCTCAAGAGTGTGCCGCAGCTCTCACGCCAAATAATCGATCGACAATAtattcctcttcttcttcttctgcgTCTTCTGTGTTTTCGGATGGTTTGTTTACCGCGAATACCAACAGAAACTCATCAGGATCATCTTCGTTAGTGATCAAACCACAAAAGAATCTGAGTGTAGATTCACTGATTCAGGAAAACAAGaggaaaataaataatgaaaaagagtcattatcattaatttccagtaataaaaatgaaacctTGTGTAGTAGTACGGATCCGTCCATACAAAATCTGATCAGGTCACAAACAAAGAGAAACATTTTAAATTTGAAGTTTCAAAATAGGAATTTATTTAGAAGAGAATTAAGATTAGAGAAGTTTTGGAGTAATTTGAGAAGTCACCATACGTCTGATGATGATAGCGATCTGCTACTAGTGATAAAGAAGCATAATTTGTATTGGTTTGGAATACCGAATGATTTTCGTCTTCCTATATACAAGAGATGTTTGTATCATTATAGCGAACTAGACGAGGCCGCATCTTTCAACCAGTACGCTAAAAACTCACTGTATTTAGCGATAAGAAAATGCTGCAATAATGAAGAGCAGGAGACTTTATCTCGGGCCATCTTTATCAATTTAACGAAAAGCGTTACTTGGTTGAACAGTCGTTTTGATGACAATAAGAACAATAGGGGCGGTTATGCAGTTACTGAAGGAAAATTCTACCAGGACTTTCCCAACTTATTCTATCACTTGAAGGACAAATTAAAACTGAACGTTATAGTGGACTTTATCAAGCCTGTAATAAGAAACTTTATAGTCAATACACTAAACAAGCACAAATTGGATGGTATTGGCCTAGAACTCCTAGATATTCTAATAGTTATTGCTTACTATGGTTCCGACAAAATCAATGCTTTCTTAATGGATACATTTATGCTAAACTTGTTGAAACAGTGTCATTACAAGTTTTTTGTCAGTAATATATCTGAGATGGTTATTCAGATTTCAAGGATCGATTGCGACCTTGTCATTTTGTTGGAAGATCTACGATCACAGGTTTATTTAGATTGA
- the EMA19 gene encoding Ema19p (similar to Saccharomyces cerevisiae YLR050C; ancestral locus Anc_8.60): MRLGYREQQFYLWYFIIHIPITVFIDSSVVIPAKWQLGVAQKVVSDHIAKQHDFLLSEKPEWLYWFVVLELVLQLPLFGYFVKKFWNLSESQVNTDAKLRKWLRIYGWNASLTTLICIIVIFKRGYIPYDVLKTSLTMTQKCQLASVYLPTFLIPLRLCFA; this comes from the coding sequence ATGAGGCTAGGCTATCGTGAGCAACAATTTTATTTGTGGTATTTTATCATCCACATCCCCATTACCGTATTCATCGATTCATCAGTAGTTATTCCCGCGAAATGGCAACTGGGAGTCGCGCAAAAAGTTGTTAGTGACCACATTGCAAAGCAACACGATTTCTTGCTATCAGAGAAGCCAGAATGGTTGTACTGGTTCGTGGTTCTTGAACTAGTTTTGCAACTTCCACTTTTCGGCTATTTCGTCAAAAAATTCTGGAATCTGAGTGAATCACAAGTCAATACAGATGCTAAGTTGCGAAAGTGGTTACGTATTTACGGTTGGAACGCCTCCTTAACCACGCTTATAtgtattattgttattttcaaGCGTGGTTACATCCCTTACGATGTGCTAAAAACAAGCTTGACCATGACCCAGAAATGTCAACTGGCCTCTGTGTACCTACCTACGTTCCTTATTCCTTTGCGTTTATGTTTTGCATAG
- the FCF2 gene encoding Fcf2p (similar to Saccharomyces cerevisiae FCF2 (YLR051C); ancestral locus Anc_8.54) — MNQSVEELFGALKDANASLEAKSKAGEQGSFQQEDVLQIDNNDDEVNIESKFQEIETSLKKLPKLETGFDALARQKKKKNVLPSVETKEEESSKKGDKDDNDWFALPKPDDNMRREVQRDLLLIKHRAALDPKRHYKKQRWEIPERFAIGTIVEDKSEFYSSRMNKKERKSTILETLMGDETSNKYFKRKYNEIQEKSTSGKKAHYKKMKEMRKKRR; from the coding sequence ATGAATCAAAGTGTGGAAGAGCTATTTGGAGCATTGAAAGATGCTAATGCTAGTTTGGAAGCAAAGAGTAAAGCAGGGGAGCAAGGGTCTTTTCAACAGGAAGATGTTTTGCAGATAGACAATAATGACGATGAAGTAAACATTGAAAGTAAATTCCAAGAGATCGAAACCAGCCTTAAGAAACTTCCAAAGTTAGAGACTGGGTTTGATGCCTTGGCAAggcaaaagaagaaaaagaacgtACTGCCTAGTGTTGAGacaaaagaggaagaaagcTCTAAGAAGGGCgataaagatgataatgattGGTTTGCCTTACCTAAACCGGATGATAACATGCGTCGTGAGGTGCAGCGAGACCTATTGCTCATAAAACATAGAGCTGCGCTTGATCCGAAGAGACATTATAAGAAGCAGCGTTGGGAGATCCCAGAAAGGTTTGCAATTGGTACTATAGTGGAGGACAAGAGTGAATTCTACAGTAGTCGTATGAAcaagaaggaaagaaaGTCTACCATTTTGGAAACACTCATGGGCGATGAAACTTCTAATAAGTATTTCAAGCGTAAATACAATGAAATTCAGGAGAAGTCTACTAGTGGTAAAAAGGCACATTAcaagaagatgaaagaGATGAGAAAGAAACGTAGATGA
- the IES3 gene encoding Ies3p (similar to Saccharomyces cerevisiae IES3 (YLR052W); ancestral locus Anc_8.53) gives MKFEDLLATDKQVQFAHAATQYYKSIKTPDFLEKDPHHKKFHNTDSLNQQGSSTPSTATDANYTSNASGHTNNSTFKRHIVAVDDISKMNYEMIKNSPGNVITNSNQDEVDISTLKTRLYKDNLYTMNDNFLQAVNDQIVTLNAAEQEQETEDLDLSDDEKIDILTKVQEKLLEEYEELSRKERNWFILKELLLDANVELDLFSNRGRKTNHPIAFGAVAIPTNVNANSLAFNRTKRRKINKNGPLENIL, from the coding sequence ATGAAGTTTGAAGACTTATTGGCAACCGACAAACAGGTACAGTTTGCCCATGCAGCCACTCAGTACTACAAAAGTATAAAGACCCCAGACTTCTTGGAAAAAGACCCACAtcacaaaaaatttcacaATACAGATAGCTTGAATCAACAAGGCTCTTCGACGCCATCTACGGCTACCGATGCAAACTACACCTCAAACGCTTCCGGCCACACCAATAATTCGACATTTAAAAGACACATTGTTGCTGTAGATGATATATCGAAAATGAACTATgaaatgataaagaatTCTCCAGGGAATGTAATAACAAATTCCAACCAAGACGAGGTTGATATAAGTACCCTCAAGACGAGATTATACAAGGACAACCTTTATACTATGAATGACAATTTCTTACAAGCTGTTAATGACCAAATTGTAACACTAAATGCAGCggaacaagaacaagaaacagAAGACCTCGATCTAtcagatgatgaaaaaattgatataCTGACCAAAGTCCAAGAGAAATTACTTGAAGAGTACGAAGAACTTTcacgaaaagaaagaaactgGTTTATTCTGAAGGAACTATTATTGGATGCTAACGTGGAACTGGATTTGTTCAGCAATCGTGGCAGGAAAACTAATCACCCAATAGCATTTGGAGCAGTGGCTATACCAACTAACGTAAATGCAAATTCGTTAGCATTCAATAGGAcgaagagaagaaaaattaataaaaatgGTCCGTTAGAAAACATTCTTTAG
- the NRS1 gene encoding Nrs1p (similar to Saccharomyces cerevisiae YLR053C; ancestral locus Anc_8.51) — protein sequence MDMLHDKCGDPIGSTSDDCWGYEVDKHKYQYEELENSTYFEPFDMESQDNSDSIEDFLFFNINLSQKFEFESQGQDEHTKKAKKHNPFYVPSKVVREMVRKTDVE from the coding sequence ATGGATATGCTTCATGATAAGTGTGGTGACCCTATTGGGAGCACCTcagatgattgttggggTTACGAGGTAGATAAACATAAATATCAATATGAGGAATTAGAGAATAGCACTTACTTTGAGCCCTTCGATATGGAATCACAAGATAATAGTGACAGTATAGAggattttttgttctttaatATCAATCTAAGCCAGAAGTTTGAGTTCGAGAGCCAAGGGCAAGACGAGCACAcaaaaaaggcaaaaaaacataatcCATTTTATGTACCGTCAAAAGTAGTGCGGGAGATGGTCAGAAAAACTGACGTTGAATAG
- the OSW2 gene encoding Osw2p (similar to Saccharomyces cerevisiae OSW2 (YLR054C); ancestral locus Anc_8.50) — MEETQLKCLIVGETPAAQFLGWRLSLSNSFIILVSQYVSSDELVAWKSTKLGANFYTPNIFTKDIKELPSKLKDNGTNKYSIDIVLVSAISLQAFETTCRLLSDFTSDNTTVLISTDFGCELEPVAISYFGGKCKCVLSISCEVECRQLSLGSYALVNDDQCIITLGLTYCDDKFGADPTILENTKAASLELQGTDNSNVSRFLLGLTVAKWMKSKLILDPKQMALKMWELIIPKISLNILSIIYEQFDYEKMLENKSTEIIFKDLVKELFGICFAQCGNKVTRFLQGKEEINFGKIVRYCESKKLQLINSTANEHPEYLSLPFEPYCFYHRFEYPAQILLHQPISLAKKYGVSCSNLNFLYGFYTRLLTLSGLSINGGRCEHALSMLDSRIGGGMNVGSGINNGQDFVDGDNKNQDKDIEKMDKNTKEGSYISLTQRFSMASPLGASDPALPPDLEKLYLGAEYISNCDTNTNGGQQRVKSSNKVYMGQDDKHFPGDIINTFEDEYLADGDDFSCLGIDKRLSTKTTKPLEKFGIVAVPHFIRRFSIKRSSKDKSNDVKRPYTTSSLELQLRSNHFMFAKEYQDLHRQLYYEVEPKTQSELDARRRNYAELESQMWKIKHRFNIHRGALPRPQTNPYEVLLDHIDVLNRGNTGDILRFTTSRYGGVDTYDSILKDQSTIMTLLNKRCAYSPPALVDRQGQERIHDLDRNQDHGHNADHQSH, encoded by the exons ATGGAAGAAACCCAATTAAAGTGCTTAATAG TTGGAGAGACACCAGCAGCACAATTTTTAGGATGGAGACTAAGTTTAAGTAATTCCTTCATAATACTGGTCTCACAATATGTATCCAGTGACGAACTAGTTGCCTGGAAATCAACAAAGCTGGGCGCCAATTTTTATACTCCAAATATTTTCACCAAGGATATTAAAGAGCTTCCTAGTAAGTTAAAGGACAACGGTACGAATAAATACTCAATTGACATTGTATTAGTGTCTGCAATTTCCTTACAAGCTTTCGAAACAACCTGTCGATTGCTTTCTGATTTTACAAGTGACAATACAACCGTACTGATCAGTACAGATTTTGGTTGTGAACTAGAACCTGTAGCTATAAGCTATTTCGGAGGTAAGTGCAAGTGTGTTCTTTCGATTTCGTGCGAGGTCGAATGCAGACAGTTATCACTTGGGTCGTATGCGTTGGTGAACGATGATCAGTGTATAATCACTTTGGGATTGACTTATTGCGATGATAAATTTGGAGCAGACCCAacaattttggaaaacacGAAAGCAGCTTCGTTGGAATTGCAAGGGACTGATAACTCTAACGTTAGCAgatttcttcttggttTGACCGTTGCAAAATGGATGAAATCTAAATTGATATTGGATCCAAAACAAATGGCTTTGAAAATGTGGGAATTGATTATTCCTAAAATCTCACTCAATATCCTTTCTATCATCTACGAACAATTTgattatgaaaaaatgttAGAAAACAAATCTACAgaaatcattttcaaagacCTAGTGAAAGAACTGTTCGGAATTTGTTTTGCTCAATGTGGGAATAAAGTGACCAGGTTCTTgcaaggaaaagaagaaattaattttggaaaaatcGTAAGATACTGTGAGAGCAAAAAACTGCAACTTATCAATTCTACTGCAAACGAACACCCAGAATATTTATCTTTGCCCTTTGAGCCatattgtttttatcaTAGATTTGAATATCCAGCCcagattcttcttcatcagcCCATTTCTTTGGCCAAAAAGTATGGTGTTTCCTGCTCTAATTTGAACTTTTTATATGGATTTTATACAAGGTTATTGACACTGAGTGGCCTATCAATCAATGGCGGTAGGTGTGAACACGCATTGTCCATGCTAGACAGCAGGATTGGTGGTGGTATGAATGTTGGTTCAGGAATTAATAACGGACAAGATTTTGTTGATGGCGATAACAAGAATCAAGATAAagacattgaaaaaatggacaAGAATACAAAAGAGGGCTCCTATATAAGCTTAACACAACGATTTTCAATGGCAAGTCCATTGGGTGCTAGCGATCCAGCTTTACCACcagatttggaaaagttaTACTTGGGTGCAGAGTATATTAGCAATTGTGACACAAATACAAATGGCGGTCAACAACGAgtaaaatcttcaaataaaGTGTATATGGGTCAAGATGATAAACATTTTCCAGGTGATATAATAAATACatttgaagatgaatatTTGGCCGATGGAGACGACTTTTCCTGTCTTGGAATTGACAAAAGATTGTCAACAAAGACCACAAAGCCGttagaaaaatttggaatAGTTGCTGTGCCACATTTTATTAGGCGATTTTCTATTAAAAGATCGAGTAAAGATAAATCAAATGATGTGAAAAGACCATATACTACAAGCAGTTTGGAGCTGCAATTGAGGTCAAATCATTTCATGTTCGCCAAAGAATACCAAGATTTACATAGACAATTATATTACGAAGTTGAACCAAAGACACAGTCAGAATTGGACGCAAGACGTCGGAACTATGCTGAACTAGAATCCCAGATGTGGAAAATCAAACATCGATTCAATATTCATAGGGGAGCACTACCACGCCCACAAACAAATCCATATGAAGTATTGTTGGATCACATTGACGTTTTAAACCGTGGAAACACTGGGGATATTTTGAGATTTACCACAAGTAGATACGGTGGTGTTGATACGTATGATTCTATCTTAAAAGATCAATCTACGATTATGACCCTTTTAAATAAACGGTGTGCCTACTCACCTCCAGCACTAGTTGATAGGCAAGGACAAGAACGTATTCATGATCTCGATCGTAATCAGGATCACGGCCACAACGCTGACCACCAGAGTCATTAG
- the SPT8 gene encoding SAGA complex subunit SPT8 (similar to Saccharomyces cerevisiae SPT8 (YLR055C); ancestral locus Anc_8.43) yields MDDVDDILNNNQVVDDEEDDEEMLSGLENDSKQDLEGNDDGDDDDDDEQEEEEEDDHDDDAAKVDKTSTATSSQQVNEKLTADAADGVTKTEFEDVKLSDVDGGLGSREASSSKSEASADGEVFEYYKHMLHSAQIADSYNIYPTAAIPIQTHVNALAVSRGLKYLFLGGSDGYIRKYDLLNTLEGKLSLTILQKHSLAESIQNAGILQSYWENEIPQKKSEMKLSANKADYEPKVSAVHSLEVQSECLFILSGLQNGGITMQGVRYMEGSIAHYFKGRNGHNQIVNILKLNGQEDRFLSGSWDKRLLEWDLQTGDIANEFKKSRSELSSLEMRPLYSSVDVSSNVNSSKESENADDDMDSLFGDEDEEEKQDVGNEPIEKGEDSRSGENKEQISKESLNIVYDESVFMTSGLNGSVYIWDRRMTQSPASSLERAPGVPPWCLSACWSVDGDHVYAGRRNACVEQFDLKMPSKPLHNLKLPSISGPVSCVKAMPNNKHILCASRDNIRLYNVELAVAAANSATKSSKVPFLIVPGHHGGIISNLYLDPTSRFLISTSGNRGWQGNSTDTTLIYDIDLE; encoded by the coding sequence ATGGACGACGTTGATGATATTCTGAACAATAACCAAGTAGTggatgatgaggaagatgatgaagagatGCTAAGCGGACTTGAGAACGACTCTAAGCAGGATCTTGAGGGGAACGATGATGGTGACGACGACGATGACGACGAGcaggaagaagaagaggaagatgatCATGACGATGATGCGGCGAAAGTGGATAAGACCAGTACGGCGACCAGTAGCCAGCAGGTTAATGAAAAGCTTACTGCTGACGCAGCCGATGGTGTCACCAAGACCGAATTCGAAGACGTCAAATTGAGTGATGTTGATGGAGGATTGGGCTCACGTGAGGCATCTTCATCTAAAAGCGAAGCCTCTGCTGATGGAGAAGTTTTTGAGTATTATAAGCACATGTTACATTCTGCGCAGATTGCGGATTCGTACAATATCTACCCAACGGCGGCCATACCCATTCAAACACACGTTAATGCTCTAGCTGTATCCAGAGGCCTTAAGTATCTATTCTTGGGCGGTAGCGATGGATACATAAGGAAGTACGATTTGCTGAACACCCTTGAAGGGAAACTGTCTCTGACGATTTTGCAGAAGCATTCGTTGGCTGAATCTATTCAGAATGCTGGTATTTTACAGTCGTACTGGGAGAATGAGATTCCACagaaaaaatcagaaatgAAACTTTCTGCGAACAAGGCAGATTACGAGCCCAAAGTAAGTGCTGTTCACTCTTTAGAAGTCCAAAGTGAGTGCCTCTTTATATTGAGTGGGTTGCAAAATGGTGGGATAACTATGCAGGGTGTTCGCTATATGGAGGGAAGCATTGCACACTATTTCAAGGGTAGGAATGGTCACAACCAAATTGTCAATATATTAAAATTGAACGGTCAAGAGGACCGATTTTTGAGTGGTTCTTGGGACAAACGTCTTTTGGAATGGGATTTGCAAACGGGCGATATTGCCAATGagttcaaaaaatcaagatcTGAATTGTCATCTTTGGAAATGCGCCCGCTGTATTCCTCTGTGGATGTGTCCAGTAATGTCAACAGTAGTAAAGAGAGCGAAAATGCAGATGACGATATGGACTCTCTGTTTGgtgatgaagacgaagaggAAAAGCAAGATGTTGGTAACGAACCCATCGAGAAGGGTGAAGATTCTCGTAGTGGTGAGAATAAAGAACAGATATCCAAAGAATCTTTAAATATAGTCTACGATGAATCTGTTTTTATGACCTCTGGTTTGAATGGATCTGTATATATATGGGATCGACGCATGACGCAGTCGCCAGCGTCTTCCCTGGAAAGAGCTCCAGGTGTCCCACCATGGTGTCTGTCAGCTTGTTGGAGTGTAGATGGTGATCACGTATATGCAGGGAGAAGAAATGCTTGTGTGGAGCAGTTCGATCTGAAAATGCCCTCAAAACCTCTCCATAACTTGAAGTTACCGTCCATTTCGGGACCTGTCTCCTGCGTTAAAGCCATGCCTAATAACAAGCATATTTTATGTGCATCGAGGGATAACATTAGACTGTACAATGTCGAACTTGCAGTGGCTGCTGCGAACTCTGCTACAAAGAGTTCTAAAGTGCCGTTTTTGATTGTTCCCGGACATCACGGTGGTATCATATCAAACTTATACCTCGACCCAACTTCAAGATTTCTAATAAGTACGAGTGGCAATAGAGGATGGCAGGGGAATTCCACTGACACCACCCTTATTTACGATATAGACTTAGAATAG